The Desulfopila inferna region ACCGACGGTTCGGCCAAAGTCATCGTGGTTTCCGAAGACGGTGAGGAACATGCTATCACGGTCAAGAATGATTCCCTGAGAGTCGGTCTGAACGAGGATCTCTGGGAAGGTGATGTTGTGGGCTTCACTACGAGCTGGCATTTCGGCCCACTCGTCTGGGGGCTGGTGACGACCTTGTGGATATCCGCCGCGGCTAGTATTTTTGCCCTTTTCCTGGGGTTATTCACCGGGCTTGCCAGGGTTTCCAGCAACTATACCCTCTCCAGTCTGGCCCTCATATATGTGGAAATCATTCGCGGCACGCCCCTTCTGGTGCAGATTTTTATCGCCTACTTTTTTATCGGAACGGTTTTCGATTTGAACAGGAATGTTGCCGGTATCGGCGCCCTGGGGCTGTTTGCCGGCGCCTATGTAGCTGAAATTGTGCGGGGAGGAATTCAGTCGATTTCCAAAGGACAGATGGAGGCGGCCCGATCGGTCGGTATGACTGTCGGTCAGGCCATGATGTATATCATCCTGCCCCAGGCCTTTAAGCGCATTTTGCCGCCGCTCTCGGGAACATTCATCAACCTCATCAAGGATTCTTCGCTGGTATCCATTATCGCCATTACCGATCTCACCAAATCCGGGCGTGAGATCATTACCTCGACATTCGCCACCTTTGAAATCTGGCTGGTCGTTGCTGCGATGTATCTCATCGTTACATCGGTTCTTTCTCAATTGGTCTACCACATGGAACGGAGGCTCGCAATCAGTGATTAAAGCCATCGATGTAGTAAAAGTGTTCACCGGCAAGGATTTTACCGTCAGAGCTGTGGATGGTGTATCGACTGAAGTGGCACCCGGGGAGGTGGTGGTTGTGATCGGTCCATCAGGATCGGGAAAATCTACTTTTCTGCGCTGTATCAATGCCTTGGATCTTTTCGACTCCGGGCATATCATCATAGATGGCGTAGATCTGGCTCATAAAAAGACCAATCTCAATAAGGTTCGCGCCGAAGTTGGCATGGTTTTTCAGCAATTCAACCTTTTTCCTCACAAGACGGTCCTTGAAAACCTTACTATTGCCCAGGTCAAGGTACGCAAAAGAAGCCTCAAGGTCGCAGAAGAGAAGGGCCGTATGCTCCTGAACAAAGTCGGTATAGCCGTCAAGGAAAAGGAGTATCCCTCACGTCTTTCCGGTGGACAGCAGCAGCGCGTCGCCATCGCCCGGGCCCTGGCCATGGATCCCAAGGTCATGCTTTTTGACGAGCCGACCTCGGCACTCGATCCGGAGATGGTCGGTGAGGTTCTCGACGTTATGAAGCAACTGGCCCGGGAGGGAATGACCATGGTGGTGGTCACCCATGAGATGGGATTTGCCCGCGAAGTCGCAGATCGTGTACTGTTCATGGATGAGGGAAAGATCGTCGAGGTCGGTACCCCGGAGCATTTCTTTACCAATCCCCGGGAAGACAGAACCAAACTGTTCCTCAAACAGGTTCTTTAGAACCTTACAGATTGCTTTTTTTGTTAGAAAATCATCTGCTTAAAGGTTCTTATACCTCTCAAGGGGTACTGTAAAGAGTCCGGCTCAGCTGGGTTAGTACCCTACTCCACAAAAGCTGTCATAAATAGCAAGAAAACGGAAAGCACCTCTAAAGCCAATAGCTTGACCTGTTGCCAAGGTACTTATTCAGCTTCGCTGGGTATAGCCCATTTGAAAAACTGCCACGCAGCTCAAGTATCACCCCTTAAGGTAAAAAAGAAAAAGGTCTCCGCAACCATAATGGTTTTGGAGACCTTTTCTTTTTCCGTTGGAGATGGAAGTCCGATCAGCCGGCCATCTTCAGACCGTTCACACCGCTGCGGGCAATGGCCTTCCTGCCCTGATACTTTCTCATAATATCACGTGGGCACTTGGTTACACATATCTCTTCACAGCCGGGGCCATAGGCGATGCAGGCCTTATGATCAATCCTGACGATATTATCGAGGTAACTTACCGCATCTGCAGGACATGCCTTGACACACATCTTGCAGCCGATGCAGCCGACCTCACAAACCTTCTTGACGTTTTTGCCAAGATCCTTGGTTGAACAGGGTACATAAACACGAGCCCGCAGGGTCTGCAGCTCAATGATGGCTTTGGGGCACGTCTTTACACAAATACCGCAGCTCACGCATTTATCCGGGTTGACCACAGGGAAATTCTCCACCATATCAATAGCATCGAAGGGACAGGCTTCGGCGCATTCGCCCAAGCCGATGCAGGCATACTGGCAGGCGGACGGTCCACCGAAACTGAGATTGGCAGCCGTACATGAAGCAAAACCAAAATATTCATGCTTATGGCTTACCCGCCCCTCCTCCCTGGAGCAGCGCACCAAGGCTATCTGATCTTCAACAGCGGTCATCTTCTTGCCGGTGAGATCTGCCACAACATTGGCAACCTTTTCCTTTCCCGGAAAACAAAGATTAGGGGGTACATCGGGGTCGTTGACAACCGCGATGGCATATCCCTCACACCCTGGATAGCCGCAACCTCCGCATTGGGCAAGGGGAAGTGACTCTAATACCTCTTCGATGAGGGGGTTGGTCTCAACGGCGAACTTATGGGCAGCTATTGCCAGCCCTATCCCGAAAAACAAACCGATACAGCCAAGAAGGGCTATGCCTCCCAATGCCAATTTAATTAATGCCGGATCCATAATATACTCTCAAAACGTAGAAATAATTCTATTGTTAAAAAATCTTCAGCCCGGAAAACCCGAGAAACGCCATGGCAAACTGCCCGGCTACAATAAATGCAATTGGCAAACCTTTAAACGTCGGCGGTATTTTGGCAAGCATCAATCGTTCACTGACGGAACTCATAAGATACAGAGCGAGGAGAAATCCGCCGCCGGCGCCAAGCGACAGCATAAAGGTTTCCAGAAAATTATATTCGTTGCTTGCCATAATAAGCGGCACGGCAATGACGACACAGTTGGCAATAACAAGAACAAGGAAGACTCCGAAAGAATTAAAAAGTATCGGGTTAACCTTTCTCAAGATGGTATCGATGGCCTGCACCGTCAGGGAGGTCAGACCGATAAACACCACAATCTGCAGGAAGGTGAGATTGAAGGGTTTAAGCACATGCTGATAAAGAATCCAGCTCATCACCCCCGAGGCCACCATTACCAGTGTAAAAACAACCCCCATGCCCTTGGCCGTGGTTTTTCTCTTCGATGTGCCGAAGAAAACACAAAGGCCGAGATATTTAGTGAAAACAAAGTTATTAATCAGCAGAGCCCCGAGAAGGACGGAGAAAAGATACCCTATATAGGATTTGGCAACACCGAAGGTCTCATCAGCCGTGCCGTTGATTCCCCTGATGGAAACAATATGAGTCTCGGTGGTATTGAGGGGCTCCTGAAAAAACAGGGAAACACTGCGATTATCGTCCGCCACCTCAACACGCTCCAGTTCCAGTCGTATATCCGGATCGTTTTGCTCGTATATGGTGTAGTTATCATGGTTTTCGATTGTTTCCGGCTCTACCGGTGCGCTAAACTCCACGATAATCTCGTTTTCCGCACCAAAGCTTTTATCACTTATAATTTCAGCCGCCCAGGCAGCAGAAGGCAGCAGGAAAAGCAGAAGAGCAGCAATCAATGTTCGTTTTAATGCTGTTCCGTTCATCATTTTAGCCCCTTGGATCGTTTATATGCAATTTCAATATAGTTAAAAAAGGCCATCATCAGACCGACGACGAAGAAACCCGCGCTTGGCAGTATGAAAAAAAGCAGCGGTTTGAAGCCAAGGACATCATATCCCAATACGGCGCCGGAGCCCAGCAGTTCGCGCACAAAACCGATTGTTACCATACCGACCAGAAAACCAAGCCCCATGCCTAATCCGTCCCAGAAAGAGGCGCTGACTTTCTCCTTGCAGGCAAACATTTCCAGCCTCATGGTGATGATGGCAAAAGCCACGATGATTTTGACGAAGATTCCCATTTTGGCATAGGCCTCGGGGAGCGCCGCCGCCAGAGTGAGATCAATAACGGTGACCCAGGTAGCGATGGTGAGGGTATAGGTCGGAATCCTGATACGAGGATGAATGACATCCTTGAAAAGCGAAATGGTGACACTGGAAAATACCTGGACGAACAATACCGCCAGGCCCAGCATGAAGCCATTCATCACGGTTGTGGAAATACCAACCGCCGGACACATTGACAGCGCCAGTTTAAATATCGGGTTTTCAGCGAGAATGCCGTTAGCAACGAGCTGAAAATTTGATTTATCATTAGCCACGATACGATCCTCTCTTTGTGGTTAAAAAGAAACTGATATATTCTGGGTATCTACGACAGAGTCCAGTATGTTTATGCGATAGGCGAATTTTCTTACCATGGCCTTTATGCCGTCAGTCACGGCAACCGTGGAAATGGTGGCACCGGTAAGTGCATAGATATCCTGACCGCGGTACTTCTCCATCACCTGGGCGATATCTTCAGGAGGCAGATCCATTTCCAGTGCTTCCATGTAGTCGGTTGGA contains the following coding sequences:
- a CDS encoding amino acid ABC transporter permease (The N-terminal region of this protein, as described by TIGR01726, is a three transmembrane segment that identifies a subfamily of ABC transporter permease subunits, which specificities that include histidine, arginine, glutamine, glutamate, L-cystine (sic), the opines (in Agrobacterium) octopine and nopaline, etc.); translated protein: MLNAPRKTWLGKIMLAVILLGLAAATYGSVQRVDYQWRWYRVPQYFVYQSEELEKMPFDGTVKDINKTDGSAKVIVVSEDGEEHAITVKNDSLRVGLNEDLWEGDVVGFTTSWHFGPLVWGLVTTLWISAAASIFALFLGLFTGLARVSSNYTLSSLALIYVEIIRGTPLLVQIFIAYFFIGTVFDLNRNVAGIGALGLFAGAYVAEIVRGGIQSISKGQMEAARSVGMTVGQAMMYIILPQAFKRILPPLSGTFINLIKDSSLVSIIAITDLTKSGREIITSTFATFEIWLVVAAMYLIVTSVLSQLVYHMERRLAISD
- a CDS encoding ATP-binding cassette domain-containing protein, whose product is MIKAIDVVKVFTGKDFTVRAVDGVSTEVAPGEVVVVIGPSGSGKSTFLRCINALDLFDSGHIIIDGVDLAHKKTNLNKVRAEVGMVFQQFNLFPHKTVLENLTIAQVKVRKRSLKVAEEKGRMLLNKVGIAVKEKEYPSRLSGGQQQRVAIARALAMDPKVMLFDEPTSALDPEMVGEVLDVMKQLAREGMTMVVVTHEMGFAREVADRVLFMDEGKIVEVGTPEHFFTNPREDRTKLFLKQVL
- the rnfB gene encoding RnfABCDGE type electron transport complex subunit B: MDPALIKLALGGIALLGCIGLFFGIGLAIAAHKFAVETNPLIEEVLESLPLAQCGGCGYPGCEGYAIAVVNDPDVPPNLCFPGKEKVANVVADLTGKKMTAVEDQIALVRCSREEGRVSHKHEYFGFASCTAANLSFGGPSACQYACIGLGECAEACPFDAIDMVENFPVVNPDKCVSCGICVKTCPKAIIELQTLRARVYVPCSTKDLGKNVKKVCEVGCIGCKMCVKACPADAVSYLDNIVRIDHKACIAYGPGCEEICVTKCPRDIMRKYQGRKAIARSGVNGLKMAG
- a CDS encoding electron transport complex protein RnfA produces the protein MMNGTALKRTLIAALLLFLLPSAAWAAEIISDKSFGAENEIIVEFSAPVEPETIENHDNYTIYEQNDPDIRLELERVEVADDNRSVSLFFQEPLNTTETHIVSIRGINGTADETFGVAKSYIGYLFSVLLGALLINNFVFTKYLGLCVFFGTSKRKTTAKGMGVVFTLVMVASGVMSWILYQHVLKPFNLTFLQIVVFIGLTSLTVQAIDTILRKVNPILFNSFGVFLVLVIANCVVIAVPLIMASNEYNFLETFMLSLGAGGGFLLALYLMSSVSERLMLAKIPPTFKGLPIAFIVAGQFAMAFLGFSGLKIF
- the rsxE gene encoding electron transport complex subunit RsxE; its protein translation is MANDKSNFQLVANGILAENPIFKLALSMCPAVGISTTVMNGFMLGLAVLFVQVFSSVTISLFKDVIHPRIRIPTYTLTIATWVTVIDLTLAAALPEAYAKMGIFVKIIVAFAIITMRLEMFACKEKVSASFWDGLGMGLGFLVGMVTIGFVRELLGSGAVLGYDVLGFKPLLFFILPSAGFFVVGLMMAFFNYIEIAYKRSKGLK